CAATTGCAGCGCCGCCTCCGTATAGCCTAAAAGCGTCGCTGTAAATTCTTTATGACCGGCACGGGCACTGTATAATTTCACATCGACTTCGCTACCGGCATAACGATCGAAATCACGGTCTTTTTTTAATACACGGTCAATGCCGGGAGACGATACTTCCAGTAAATAGTTGTTGGCAATAAAATCCGCCTTATCCAGCTCGGTGCTGAGTGCTTCACTCATCGTCTGGCAATCTGTCAGATCCACGCCGCCCTCTTTATCGATGTAGACTCGCAAGATCCAGTCCTGCTCCCGCACATATTCCACATCGACAAGTTCCATTCCGGCCGCTTTCACCAACGGTTCCGCCAATTCTTCTACGCATACTGCGACTTTTTTCTGCGCCATGTTATCCCTCCCTGCAAAGTGTGTAACTGCAAGAAAGAGTGAGCCGCGGCTCACTCCTCCCATAAAAAACCATTAATTATTTATGTCATTATATCATATCGAAAAAAGCAGCGCAAATTTCATCCGTCCAAGGCGGACAAAGTCGCCGCCAAATGCGCCTCGATTTTTTGCGAAAGTTCTTTTACCGTGGCCGCATCAAAATCGTGCACGATACCGGGGACACCTTGATTTCTCGTCTCGGCAAAAAAATCATCACGAAATACATTGTAGAAAAACAGTATCCCCTTCGTATTGGTCGCATCGGCATACGCCAAAATAATATAGGATCCGTTTAAGCCGAGAATCGGCGCCGAAGGCACAATAACGCGACGGTAGCGGCGGTACGCTTCCGGTATGCCATGTTCGCTCTCCCAATCCAAAATACCGGCGTTTTTCACTAATATGGATGCGGTTTCATCGCGACGTACAAAACGATCTGTGACCACTCGCACAAAATCGGCTTGGAGAATCTTCCAAAAATCCGCCGCGCTGTCATATGTAAATCGAATATCCGTCAGCACGATAAGGCCCAAATCATATTTCACCATAAAGTCGGCGGTTTCATCTGCATACAAGCCTAAAATACGCCAGCCGAAAGAAGCTTCTTCATAGCAAAATAAAATATGCCGCTCCCGCTCTTCCGCGGAAAGCTCGCGGCGTTTCCATGAACCAATCGCGGTCGGCAAATCAACCGCATTTTCCATTTCCGCTAATAGATTTTCATATGTCGCACTATCCATGTTATTCGTCCTCATGTTGGTGAAAATAATCCGCGTAAATGGACTGGTAATGTAATACGCTCGTTACAAATTCACGTGTTTCCGGAAACGGAATTTCTTCTACCGCAGGAGCACGTTCGTGCCACCCGTACGTATCCATCCATTCCTCCACATGACCTCGTCCCGCGTTATAGGCCGCCAGGGCAAGTACGGGAGAGTGAAAATGATCATACAGATAACGTAAGTACCATGTCCCGTTGGCAATATTTTCCTCCGGATCGGTAAGGTTTCGTACTTTTGTGTCTCGCTGCTCGGCAATCCAATGAGCCGTCACCGGCATTAGCTGCATCAAACCGATCGCGCCGCGGGGCGAAACCGCATTCGCCTGAAAACGGCTTTCGGTAAAAATCACGGCGGCTACCAGTTCGGGCGGCAAGTCATTTTGCTCCGCATAGGTTTCCACCAGCGACGGGTAGGATACTTTATGAAAATAGTTGTACGCGATGTAGTCGGCTCCATATAAAAAATACCAAACGCCGAATACGAGCATGAAAAGCGACCACCAAGTTCGTTTACGCATGAGTTTCTTCCCGTAAGTCTTTTAATAATCTTTCCAATTGCTGATGCGTGTCCAATAAGCTGCCGCTGTTATCGATGATGACATCGGCAAAATTTTCCCGCAGCTGCGGATCCAGTTGCGCCGCCAGCCGCCGCTTCGCCATTTCTGCCGAAAGGCCGTTGCGCAGACGCAAGCGTTCTATCTGCTGCGCCCGCGTAGCGCGCACCACCCACACCTGATCGACTTTGTTTTGCCAGCCGAGATCGATCAGAAGCGGAATGTCCCACACCATAAACGGCTCACCCGCCGCAGCAAGTCGGTCCGACTCCTGTTCAAACCAATCCAAAATCGCCGGATGCATAATCGCGTTCAGCTTTTTGCGGGCCGCGCTGTCATTAAAAATGACATCCGCTAATTTGGCACGATGCACCTGCTGATCCGGTTGTAAAATTCCCACGCCGAACTCTTCAACTATGGCATCGTAAACCGCATGCCCCGGTCTTACCACCAGGCGAGCGGCCCAATCCGCATCCAGGATCGGTACGTCATGTTGTTGCAGCCAACGACTGACTTCGCTTTTACCGGAAGCAATGCCGCCGGTGAGACCGATTTTCTTCATTTTTATTTTTGACAGTGAGGACAATACACTGTCGTTCTGCCTCCTAAATGAATGCTTTGTAACAGATGTTGACACCGTTTGCAAGGTAAACCTTTGCGCCCGTATACGGCAAGGCGTTGCACATGCAAGCCTCGTTTACCGGCACTGTCGCGGTAATCCCGAAATGACGTGCCGCCGTCCTCGATACTTTCCGTAAAGACCGTTTTGAGTGCTGCCAGTAAGCGCCGCGCTTTCGGTCGTGTCAAACGATCGGCGCGCATTTGCGGTCGCAATCCGGCCAGAAATAATGCTTCATCCGCATAAATATTGCCGACGCCGGCGATGACCCGCTGATCCAACAGCAAGGTTTTAAGCGCCACCTTGCGTCCTCGTGAAGCCGTGTATAAAACAAGCTCCGATGTCTGCGAAGAAAATGGCTCCGGTCCCAATTTCAGCAGCGGCGGATACATGGTAAGATCGGCGCGGCGCAACAGCGTCAGGCCGCCGAACGTGCGCACATCTTTAAAATACAATACAGCCGGCGGCGCGAGCCGGATTTCAACGCGTACATGCGAAATCGAAGCGTCGTGCGTCCGATATAAAAGCGCGCCCGTCATTCGCAAGTGCCCTACGAGCACCAACCGTTCGGTATAGAGCAGCAAGTATTTTCCACGCCGCTTTACCTCGGTAAAACGGGTCCCGATCAGTTCCGGGAGTAAGCCTTGCGGATCCGCAAAGGCTTTGGCGAGATGAACTTTTATCTCTGTAATTTCCTGGCCGGGCAACACTTCGTTCAGCTGGCGACAAATGACTTCCACTTCCGGCAATTCCGGCATTACTTCGCCATCTCCCAATTCGTGCCGTAGTGAATATCTACTACCAGCGGCACCGCCAGTTCCGCGGCGCCGGGCATGTGCATTTCTAAAATTTGCGTAACGATTTCACGCTCTTCTTCGACGACTTCCAATACGAGTTCATCGTGCACCTGCAGCAGCATGCGACTTTTCAGCTGGTTACGAACCAGCGCCCAATACACATTATTCATCGCGCGCTTGATAATATCCGCCGCGGCCCCTTGGATCGGCGTGTTGAGAGCCGTGCGTTCGGCAAAAGAACGCCGATTGAAATTGCGGCTGTGAATATCCGGTAAGACGCGAAAACGACCGTACATCGTTTCTGCGCGCCCCGATTCTTTCGCCGCTGCAATCGAATCCGCCATGTATTGGCGAACCTTGGGATAGCGCTCGAGATATTTTTCAATATACGCGCCCGCCTCTTCGCGGCTGATGCCGAGATCGCGCGCCAAACCGTAATCGCTAATGCCGTAAATGATTCCGAAGTTGACCGCCTTGGCATGTGAACGTTCCTCCGCCGTTACATCTTTCGGATCTTTATGCAACACTTCCGCGGCGGTGCGACGGTGGATATCCTCTTGATGTAAGAAGGCTTCCCGCAGTTTTTCATCCCCGGAAAGATGCGCGAGAATACGCAATTCAATTTGTGAATAGTCGGCCGACATGAAGCCACTAACCCCTTCGCCCGGCACAAAGAGCGAACGAATCCGACGACCTTCCTCCGTGCGCACGGGAATATTTTGCAAGTTCGGGTCGGAACTGCTGAGCCGTCCCGTTGCCGTGACGGTTTGATTAAAGGTCGTATGCACCCGCTCGGTCTCCGGATCCACCAGTTCCGCGATCCCGTCAAGATATGTTGAAATCAATTTAGTGATCGTGCGATAGTTGAGTACTTTCGACACAATCGGGTGTTTCTTAAGCAAGCCGTTCAAAACTTCGGCGTCTGTCGAATAACCGGTTTTCGTTTTGCGTCCCGGCGGTAACTCCAGTTTGGTAAATAAAACATTCGACAATTGTTGCGGACTTAAAATATTAAATGTTTCCCCGGCCAATTCATAAATCTCAGCGGCTAGAGTTTCCGCCTGCGCAGTAAATTCTTTTTTTAACGCGACCAGTTTTTTCTGATCAATCGCGATCCCCGTACATTCCATTGCCGCCAACACTTGCGTCAACGGCATCTCAAACATCATATAGAGATCCCATGCGCCGTTCGCTTTCAATTCCGCCGTAAGCGGCTCTACCAGTTGTGCAAACATTTGAGCGCGGGCCGCCAGCATTTTTCCCCCGTCCTCATACGGATACGGCGCCGGTACGTGGTAGGCATCCGCTAAGTAAGTGACGGGATACGAGGTGCGCGTCGGGTTTAATACGTACGCGGCCAATGTGACGTCAAATAATTCTGCGACCGAAGTAAAAATGCCCGCCGCCTGGTACAGCAACTTAGCGTGGTCGGTAATAATCTGCGCTTCGCCGCCGAGAAGGATGCGGAGCGCTTCCGTGGCGGATTCCTCCTGCCAATAGTAGAGCGTATCATCTGCCAGCGCCGCGAGTTCTTTCAATACAAGATGCGGAATTTTACCCGCGGTTGTCACGCTGACCGCCACGCGATCCGCATCTTGCAACACGCTCGGTTTCGCATCGGTAACGACATTCATGTCGGCAGGTTCTTCCTGCAACGGTTGCGCAAAAAGGCCTTCGTCGCCGGTGATAATATGCGCTGCCTGCATTTTTTCGAGCATGCTGCGAAAACCGAGTCGCTCAAACAGCGTACGAGCTTCATCGACACGCCCCTGCGGTTCCATCTCGGATAGGTCGGTCGAAATCTCCACATCCGTTTTAATCGTCGCAAGTTCGCGAGAAATGTAGGCGATGTCTTTATTTTCCGTCAATCGTTCGACCAGTTTTTTGCCGCTGACCTCGTCCAAACGGGCAAAAATTTCATCGAGCGTCGGAAATTGCCGTAACAATTTCGAAGCCGTTTTCGGACCGATACCAGCGACGCCCGGAATATTATCGGAGGTATCGCCCATGAGCGCTTTCCAGTCGACGATTTGCTCGGTCGTGACGCCCGTGCTTTCCAACACCGTCTCCGGCGTCATCGCTTCCAACTGCGTCACGCCCCGTTTCGTCAGGTACACGGTAGTGGCATCGTCGACCAGCTGCAATGTATCGCGATCTCCGGTGATAATAGCGACATCGCATTCGTCGCGGTAGCGTTTACTGAGCGTGCCGATCAGATCGTCACCCTCGTAGCCTTCTTTTTCGTATTGCGCGATCCCGAGTGTCTGCAGCACTTCCCGGATCAGACCGAACTGCGGTGCAAGATCATCGGGGGCATCCGGTCGATTTCCCTTATAGTCCGCATACAGCTCATTGCGAAACGTCACTCTTCCTTTATCAAATGCCACCGCTAAGTAAGTCGGCTTAAGATCCTCAAATACTTTGGCCAACATCAGTAAAAAACCGTATACCGCATTCGTCGGATTTCCCTGCGGATCGGTTAACGCCGGTAGCGCAAAGAACGCGCGATACAGTAAACTGTTACCGTCAATTAAGACAAGGCGAGGTTTGCTCATAGATTCCTCCCATTATGCTATACTATATTCAAATACATGTCATTATACCATATTTGCAACCGCGAACCGTGTTTTGCGACTTTGTCACATGTCAGCACATCGATGCGAAAAATACCGCAAACAAAGGCTTTTCATATTATAATAGAGTTATGCCGATGAAATGGATAGTGACGGATGCCCTGGCGGGTAAGACCGTCAGTCAGCAATTACGTTTATTGGGTATCTCCCAACGCGAACGACGACGCTTACGCAGAGAAGCAACGGTCTTTTGCAACGGGGGACGTGTCGATTTCCACACACTTCCTCCGTGCGCCGCGGAAATCTCGCTGGAGTGGCCCGTTCCCGCGCGACCGCCGGCCTGGCATATACCGTTGGATATTCGCTATGAAGATGCGCAATATATCGTCGTCAATAAACCCGCGGGCATGTTGGTTCACGCGACGGCAAAGGAGCGTGAAAAGACCTTTCTGCATGCGCTTTCCGCGTATTTCGAACGGCATGATACGGATGCATATCCGCATCTCGTACAACGTTTGGACAAAAATACTTCAGGATTGGTTCTTGTGGCAAAATCGCCACAGGCGCAGCATGCGCTCAACCGCAACCACTTGGCGTCGGTCGAGCGTACCTATAGGGCGTTAGTGCCCGGGCGATTCTTTACACCGTACGCCGAAATTGCCTGGCCGATTGCCCGCCGTAAGGACAGTATCATTTTACGTGAAGTGAATCTGACGGCAGGCAAACCCGCCGTTACCTATGTCACACGCTTAGCTGCGAATCAACAACTTTCCTACCTCGGTATCCGTCTGAAAACCGGACGAACGCATCAAATTCGGGTGCACCTCGCCCATCTCGGCTACCCGCTGCTGGGAGATGATTTGTACGGAGGATCCCGAGATATTCTTGCGCGGCAAGCCTTACATGCCGCTACCCTTACTTTCATGCAGCCATATACCGGCCAAACGGTTCGCGTCAGCGCGCCGCTTGCACCGGATATGAACGCCGTTCTTGAACGGCATTTATCTCATTATTTCCGTTAGCCTTAAGGAGGTTATC
Above is a window of Negativicoccus succinicivorans DNA encoding:
- the mutM gene encoding bifunctional DNA-formamidopyrimidine glycosylase/DNA-(apurinic or apyrimidinic site) lyase; the protein is MPELPEVEVICRQLNEVLPGQEITEIKVHLAKAFADPQGLLPELIGTRFTEVKRRGKYLLLYTERLVLVGHLRMTGALLYRTHDASISHVRVEIRLAPPAVLYFKDVRTFGGLTLLRRADLTMYPPLLKLGPEPFSSQTSELVLYTASRGRKVALKTLLLDQRVIAGVGNIYADEALFLAGLRPQMRADRLTRPKARRLLAALKTVFTESIEDGGTSFRDYRDSAGKRGLHVQRLAVYGRKGLPCKRCQHLLQSIHLGGRTTVYCPHCQK
- a CDS encoding lytic transglycosylase domain-containing protein encodes the protein MRKRTWWSLFMLVFGVWYFLYGADYIAYNYFHKVSYPSLVETYAEQNDLPPELVAAVIFTESRFQANAVSPRGAIGLMQLMPVTAHWIAEQRDTKVRNLTDPEENIANGTWYLRYLYDHFHSPVLALAAYNAGRGHVEEWMDTYGWHERAPAVEEIPFPETREFVTSVLHYQSIYADYFHQHEDE
- the rimP gene encoding ribosome maturation factor RimP, producing MAQKKVAVCVEELAEPLVKAAGMELVDVEYVREQDWILRVYIDKEGGVDLTDCQTMSEALSTELDKADFIANNYLLEVSSPGIDRVLKKDRDFDRYAGSEVDVKLYSARAGHKEFTATLLGYTEAALQLETEAGKEEIPRADIATVRLHVSF
- a CDS encoding RluA family pseudouridine synthase, with the translated sequence MKWIVTDALAGKTVSQQLRLLGISQRERRRLRREATVFCNGGRVDFHTLPPCAAEISLEWPVPARPPAWHIPLDIRYEDAQYIVVNKPAGMLVHATAKEREKTFLHALSAYFERHDTDAYPHLVQRLDKNTSGLVLVAKSPQAQHALNRNHLASVERTYRALVPGRFFTPYAEIAWPIARRKDSIILREVNLTAGKPAVTYVTRLAANQQLSYLGIRLKTGRTHQIRVHLAHLGYPLLGDDLYGGSRDILARQALHAATLTFMQPYTGQTVRVSAPLAPDMNAVLERHLSHYFR
- the polA gene encoding DNA polymerase I — its product is MSKPRLVLIDGNSLLYRAFFALPALTDPQGNPTNAVYGFLLMLAKVFEDLKPTYLAVAFDKGRVTFRNELYADYKGNRPDAPDDLAPQFGLIREVLQTLGIAQYEKEGYEGDDLIGTLSKRYRDECDVAIITGDRDTLQLVDDATTVYLTKRGVTQLEAMTPETVLESTGVTTEQIVDWKALMGDTSDNIPGVAGIGPKTASKLLRQFPTLDEIFARLDEVSGKKLVERLTENKDIAYISRELATIKTDVEISTDLSEMEPQGRVDEARTLFERLGFRSMLEKMQAAHIITGDEGLFAQPLQEEPADMNVVTDAKPSVLQDADRVAVSVTTAGKIPHLVLKELAALADDTLYYWQEESATEALRILLGGEAQIITDHAKLLYQAAGIFTSVAELFDVTLAAYVLNPTRTSYPVTYLADAYHVPAPYPYEDGGKMLAARAQMFAQLVEPLTAELKANGAWDLYMMFEMPLTQVLAAMECTGIAIDQKKLVALKKEFTAQAETLAAEIYELAGETFNILSPQQLSNVLFTKLELPPGRKTKTGYSTDAEVLNGLLKKHPIVSKVLNYRTITKLISTYLDGIAELVDPETERVHTTFNQTVTATGRLSSSDPNLQNIPVRTEEGRRIRSLFVPGEGVSGFMSADYSQIELRILAHLSGDEKLREAFLHQEDIHRRTAAEVLHKDPKDVTAEERSHAKAVNFGIIYGISDYGLARDLGISREEAGAYIEKYLERYPKVRQYMADSIAAAKESGRAETMYGRFRVLPDIHSRNFNRRSFAERTALNTPIQGAAADIIKRAMNNVYWALVRNQLKSRMLLQVHDELVLEVVEEEREIVTQILEMHMPGAAELAVPLVVDIHYGTNWEMAK
- the coaE gene encoding dephospho-CoA kinase (Dephospho-CoA kinase (CoaE) performs the final step in coenzyme A biosynthesis.), translated to MKKIGLTGGIASGKSEVSRWLQQHDVPILDADWAARLVVRPGHAVYDAIVEEFGVGILQPDQQVHRAKLADVIFNDSAARKKLNAIMHPAILDWFEQESDRLAAAGEPFMVWDIPLLIDLGWQNKVDQVWVVRATRAQQIERLRLRNGLSAEMAKRRLAAQLDPQLRENFADVIIDNSGSLLDTHQQLERLLKDLREETHA